In a genomic window of Ralstonia nicotianae:
- a CDS encoding dihydrolipoyl dehydrogenase family protein, whose product MRAHSAVSFDLIVIGAGSAGLAAARRAAQLGARTLLIDRAEVGGTGVNRGCMPKKLLGYGAAWSQSASRCLHTAAAHGRDAWQDAAARIRTEVGRLHGVYRAHLAEAGVQWLAGSASLRGRGALRLLTDAGKRTMRARQIVLATGARPQPLPVPGAELACTPEDVLTWDALPASLAIVGGGVIAVEMASTLVRFGVRVTLLVHDPRVLPDFDVALSEAAFRALAAHGVDVVPDADVVRVERDAVNGDGVAVYVAGPDGTAARVVRAQRVMAAIGRAPATDGLGLEAAGVTLDARGHIAVDRHFRTRARGVHAIGDVSGSPQLTPVAVAQGRYVAERLFGKGAKLPDMEHVPMAVFCEPAIAAVGLTEAQARERWPDRPERDARPVAERIDVVERRFVSLEQRFAGTGAESLIKLVCNARSGRVLGAHVMDNAAPEIVQALAVAVRMGVRLKHLRSTVGLHPTVAEELLCI is encoded by the coding sequence ATGCGCGCACATTCCGCTGTTTCCTTTGATCTGATCGTGATCGGCGCCGGCTCGGCCGGCCTGGCCGCCGCCCGCCGCGCCGCGCAGCTTGGCGCGCGCACCCTGCTGATCGATCGCGCCGAAGTGGGCGGTACCGGTGTCAACCGCGGCTGCATGCCCAAGAAGCTGCTGGGCTACGGCGCCGCCTGGTCGCAGTCGGCCAGCCGTTGCCTGCACACCGCCGCGGCCCATGGCCGTGACGCCTGGCAGGATGCCGCGGCCCGCATCCGCACCGAGGTCGGGCGGCTGCACGGGGTTTATCGCGCGCATCTGGCCGAAGCGGGCGTGCAATGGCTGGCCGGCTCAGCGTCGCTGCGCGGGCGCGGCGCGCTCCGGCTGCTGACCGACGCCGGCAAGCGCACCATGCGCGCGCGCCAGATCGTGCTGGCGACGGGTGCCCGGCCGCAACCGCTGCCGGTGCCCGGCGCCGAGCTCGCCTGCACGCCGGAGGACGTGCTCACCTGGGACGCGCTCCCCGCCTCGCTGGCGATCGTCGGGGGCGGCGTGATCGCGGTGGAGATGGCTTCGACGCTGGTGCGCTTCGGCGTGCGCGTCACGCTGCTGGTGCACGATCCGCGCGTGCTGCCGGATTTCGATGTGGCCCTGTCGGAGGCGGCGTTCCGGGCGCTGGCGGCGCATGGCGTCGACGTCGTGCCGGATGCCGATGTGGTGCGCGTGGAGCGCGACGCCGTCAATGGCGACGGCGTGGCCGTCTACGTGGCCGGGCCGGACGGTACCGCTGCACGCGTGGTGCGCGCGCAGCGCGTGATGGCCGCCATCGGCCGTGCGCCGGCCACGGATGGGCTCGGCCTGGAGGCGGCCGGGGTCACGCTCGATGCGCGTGGCCATATTGCGGTGGATCGGCACTTCCGTACCCGCGCGCGCGGCGTGCATGCCATCGGCGATGTCAGCGGCAGCCCGCAACTGACGCCGGTGGCCGTCGCGCAGGGCCGCTATGTCGCCGAGCGGCTGTTCGGCAAGGGCGCCAAGCTGCCCGACATGGAGCATGTGCCGATGGCGGTGTTCTGCGAGCCGGCCATCGCCGCTGTCGGCCTGACCGAGGCCCAGGCGCGCGAGCGCTGGCCGGACCGACCGGAGCGGGACGCGCGTCCCGTGGCCGAGCGCATCGACGTGGTCGAGCGCCGCTTCGTCTCGCTGGAACAGCGCTTTGCCGGCACCGGTGCCGAGTCACTGATCAAGCTGGTCTGCAATGCACGCAGCGGGCGCGTGCTGGGCGCGCACGTGATGGACAACGCCGCGCCTGAGATCGTGCAGGCGCTGGCGGTGGCCGTGCGCATGGGCGTGCGGCTCAAGCACCTGCGGAGCACGGTCGGCCTGCATCCGACCGTGGCGGAGGAACTGCTCTGCATCTGA
- a CDS encoding DODA-type extradiol aromatic ring-opening family dioxygenase, with translation MLPVLYLSHGSPMLAADPGPVGAALAALGRDVAALSPRAIVVVSPHWMTRRPAVTARPQQEAWHDFGGFPPQLYALEYAPPGAPVLAERIRTLIDGNIVPGLEEQASTVLDPRQPLDHGAWIPLMLMLPEATIPVVQVSLMPGLSPACQMAMGRTLAPLRDEGVLIIGSGSFTHNLRALMRGAGMAQHGVPVEPWVEAFREWMVEAMTEGIRTGDFATFCDYRARAPHAAHAHPTDEHLMPLYVALGAAMGQPEQATPGGVQARHVVDTVTYGALAMDSFRFDGAGANQPQLRAAA, from the coding sequence ATGCTTCCCGTGCTCTATCTCTCCCATGGGTCGCCGATGCTGGCGGCTGATCCCGGTCCTGTCGGCGCGGCCCTGGCGGCGCTCGGGCGAGACGTGGCGGCGCTGTCGCCGCGTGCCATCGTGGTGGTGTCGCCGCACTGGATGACACGCCGCCCCGCCGTGACGGCACGCCCGCAGCAGGAGGCGTGGCACGATTTCGGCGGCTTCCCGCCGCAGCTGTACGCACTGGAATACGCCCCGCCGGGTGCGCCCGTGCTGGCCGAGCGCATCCGCACGCTGATCGACGGCAATATCGTGCCCGGGCTGGAGGAGCAGGCGTCCACCGTGCTCGACCCGCGCCAGCCGCTCGACCATGGCGCGTGGATTCCGCTGATGCTGATGCTGCCCGAGGCGACCATCCCGGTGGTGCAGGTCTCGCTGATGCCGGGCCTGTCGCCGGCCTGCCAGATGGCGATGGGCCGCACGCTCGCGCCGCTGCGCGACGAAGGCGTGCTGATCATCGGCTCCGGGAGCTTCACGCACAACCTGCGGGCGCTGATGCGCGGCGCCGGCATGGCACAGCACGGGGTGCCGGTCGAGCCGTGGGTGGAGGCCTTCCGTGAATGGATGGTCGAAGCCATGACCGAAGGCATCCGCACCGGCGATTTCGCCACCTTCTGCGACTACCGCGCGCGGGCGCCGCATGCCGCCCACGCCCACCCGACCGACGAGCACCTGATGCCGCTGTACGTGGCCCTGGGTGCCGCCATGGGCCAGCCGGAGCAGGCCACGCCGGGCGGCGTGCAGGCCCGGCACGTGGTCGACACCGTCACCTACGGCGCGCTGGCGATGGACAGCTTCCGCTTCGACGGCGCGGGCGCCAACCAGCCGCAGCTGCGCGCCGCGGCCTGA